Below is a window of Diaminobutyricibacter sp. McL0608 DNA.
GCCTCCGAAAACGTCCTCGGCCTCGGCGACTGCCGCCGCGATCTGTTCAGGGTCGGTGACGTCCAGCGTCAACGCCAGCACGTGGTCGTTTCCTTCAGCGAGATCGGCGACCTTCGATCGGTCGCGTGCTGTCGCAGCGACGTTGTGTCCTGCCGCGATGGCGGCTTCGGCGAGGGCGCGACCGATGCCGGTCGAGCATCCGGTGATGAGCCAGGTAGTCATTGATGTTCCTTCGTTCAGGTACCAATACCAGTGAACTCCACGGACCCGATTGCCGGGAGGTTCCGGTCACGAGCGAGGTATTCGCGCCAGATAGCGCGTGGCGATAAGGACGACAAGCGAGACGGCGACGCGAGGATCGTCTCGATCACCCGATCCCGTAGCAGTTGATTCAACGGCTGAGGTGCACCCAGTTGCACAAGGATCATGGCCATCGGGGTGATGGCTGTCACGGCGATCCCGTAGTTCCTCGCGACGAAGAGCTCGGTGACGACCTGAAGGAAAGCGACGAGGAGCACCAGGATCCACGCCGCCGGGTTGACCGCCAGCACAATCGCTGCGATCCCGATGCCGACCAGTGTGCCGGCCACGCGAAGGAAGGCGCGGGCGGCGTTGACGGCGAGCGTGGATCCGACCAGTGGGACCGTGGCTGAGACGGCCGCCCAGTATGAGTGTCCGATACCGAGTGCAGTCGCGAGGGTCCCGGCGGCGAGAGGGCCGGCGATGTAAGCGGTCAGCGCTTGTCGGCCGTTCGGCGACAGCCTCTTCACGGCGGCTGCCGTACTGTGCTGCTCGTGGGTGAGAGTGCCGGCTCGAAACGGCCGCCCGACTTGCCCGAGTGCGATTCCGAAAAGGGCGGAGCCGAGGGCGATCAGTGTCCCGATGAGCAACGCCTGCCACACGTGCGAGTACGACGAGAGCGTTCCGGCCGCGAAGACCATGAACAGGGACGGAACCGGCATCCACCCGAACCGCCTGGCGAGAACGAAACCGAATCCGCTCAGTGCGGCCATCACGATCACGGCAGCATAGCTGGCCGGTGCCAGGATGCCGATCAAGGTTCCGAGAAAGACGGAGCCCCCCCATGCACAGACCCACTCCGCACTGGTCGCGAAGGCGTTTTCCATAGTCGGCGGAGCGGCTGTGGATGGCGCTCATAGCGCCGAACGCAGCAAACGCGGTCCACTCCTGCTGGGAGAACGCGACGAGCAGAGCCAGCGGAACGGTGACAGCGATCGCGACGCGGGCGGCCGGCCAGTGAGCACGGTCGTGAGGTCGGATGGAGATGATCTCACTCCACGCTTCACGGAAGAAGCGGGACGAAGCTCGGCCGGTCACCATTCGAGTATCCGCCCCTCGCGGGATTCGCAGCGTCAGTCGCGACGCCCGCCGTTCACAATTCAGGAGTTTGTGTGACGGGCGAGGTTAGCCCGAGCACGCGTCACGGTGACCCAGCGACGTGGGCCTCAGCGGGTGCGGGGGCGCAGCGCGTCGATGAGCAGTGCGCGGAGGCGGGCGGGCTGGTCGGAGGTCCCGCTCGTCGGATTGGTCAGGAAGACGCCTACGAGGAGCGCCGTCACATCATCGGGGACGACGTCATCACGAAAGACCCCGGCCTCGGCGCCCGCGGCCAGGATCGTTCCGATTGCCGCGGTGATCCGTTCGCGCGTCGTGGGGGTCGCAATGCGCCCGGATGCCCAGCCCGCGCGAAGCGTGTCGAGCATCCCGCGCTTCGTCGCCACGAATTCGGCATACCCTTTCATCCACTCGTCGAGGGCGACATCGGGTGGAAACGCTTCGACGAGAGTCTGCGCACTCGACGTCACGTCGTCGAGTTCGGCTGAATATACGGCCTCCACCAGCGACTCGCGAGTCGGGAAATGGCGGTAGAGGGTGCCGATGCCGACACCTGCGGCGCGGGCGATGTCTTCGAGTGGAACCTGGTCGTCGGCGGCGGCGAACGACGAACGCGCGACCGCGAGCAGGGTGTCGCGGTTGCGGACCGCATCCTTTCGAAGCGGACGCACGGCGGGTGGCGATGACTCGATACTCAAAGCGGAGGTTCCTCCGTTAATGCTACTCTCGGTAGAGCGGAGGTTCCTCCGCTTTCGCTATCATCGCATGAGATGGAGTCGTAATGACCATGCCCGGTCTCCCTTCTTCGCCCACCACGGCATCCGGTGCCCCTCGCGCCGGCGGCGCCGGCCGCCTCGGCGGCGCCACCGTCTCCCGCATCGGCTTCGGCGCGATGCAGCTCGAACGCCTCCACGGCGACCCGGATGCCGCTGTCGCGCTGCTTCGACGCGCGGTCGAGCTGGGAGTCGACCATGTCGACACCGCCGAGTTCTACGGCGACGGGGCCGTGAACGCATTCATTGCGGATGCGTTTTCGCCGGCCGACGGCGTCACGATCGTCAGCAAAGTGGGCGCGACCCCCAACCCGCAAGGGCCGGTCTCCCTTCGCCTCGCCCAGCGACCGGACGAACTGCGGGCGAGCGTCGAAGACAATCTGAGAAGCCTGGCGGTCGACCGGATCGACATCGTGAATCTGAGGCGCACCGATTCGGGGCCCGGCCTCCGTGCAGAAGGCGACCAGGTGGTCGATCTCGACGACCAGCTCGCGGCGATGACCGCGATGCGCGACGAAGGCAAGGTCGGCGCGATCGGGTTGAGCAGCGTCAGCCTCGACGTTGTACAGCGGGCGCTCCCGGCAGGCATCGTCTGCGTGCAGAACGCGTACAGCCTCGTCTCGCGAGACGACGACGAGTTGCTCGAATTCTGCGTGGCGCACGATATCGCCTGGGTCCCGTTCTTTCCGCTGGGGAGCGCGTTCGCGCACCTGCCCAAGGTGACCGACGAGCCGGCAGTGATCGCAGTCGCCGAGCGACTCGGGTACTCCTCATCGCAGGTCGGACTCGCCTGGCTGTTGCATCGCGCGCCGAACATCCTGCTCATCCCCGGAACGGCGGACGCCGCCCACCTCGAAGCGAACGTCGCGACCGGGCAGGTGGTTCTCGACGAGGAATCGCTCGAGTCGCTCGGGGAGGTTCCTTCGCGGTCCGGAAGCGTTTCGCTGAGCTGAGCGCCACGCTCGGCGCGCGAGGGGCTGCCGCATTTTCCGTGTACTGACAGTCACTCCCTCGGGCGCAGGGGACCGGCCCACCGCTCAAAGTATGAACTGTCGACCGGCTACCGGTTGATCGACACGGCGACCGCGTATGCCAACGAGGGCGGTGTCGGCGACGCTATCCGCGACGTCGATGGATCGTCGTCGACGCAGGTGAAGGCGGGTGAGGATGTTCGGATCCTGATCACGGCCGACTCGCCCGACCGGGGGTTGCCCATCGCGACTCTCGCCACAGACTTGACCGGTGCCGGGTTGCTCGGCGACCCGATCGCTGTCACCCCTGCGCCTCACGTGTCGATCGCTCAGCAATCCCGGTTCGACCGGCCCGGAACGTACTTCATCGCGGCCGGGGTCACCGCGCAAGGCGGTCTCGACGCGGGAGTGGCTGTTGGTCGCGGCCACAACATCGCGCGGGCAGATGTCACGGTGACCGAGTGACGGTTGCCGCATTGCCGAAAAACGGGAATGGTCGGGGGTGAGGCGCGTCTCGTTGCGGCATAGCCCGTCTGTGACGGTTTCGAAACCACTGTGAGACACTACATTCCATGAGGCGTGCCACCATCTATGACGTG
It encodes the following:
- a CDS encoding FUSC family protein: MIGILAPASYAAVIVMAALSGFGFVLARRFGWMPVPSLFMVFAAGTLSSYSHVWQALLIGTLIALGSALFGIALGQVGRPFRAGTLTHEQHSTAAAVKRLSPNGRQALTAYIAGPLAAGTLATALGIGHSYWAAVSATVPLVGSTLAVNAARAFLRVAGTLVGIGIAAIVLAVNPAAWILVLLVAFLQVVTELFVARNYGIAVTAITPMAMILVQLGAPQPLNQLLRDRVIETILASPSRLSSLSPRAIWREYLARDRNLPAIGSVEFTGIGT
- a CDS encoding TetR/AcrR family transcriptional regulator — encoded protein: MSIESSPPAVRPLRKDAVRNRDTLLAVARSSFAAADDQVPLEDIARAAGVGIGTLYRHFPTRESLVEAVYSAELDDVTSSAQTLVEAFPPDVALDEWMKGYAEFVATKRGMLDTLRAGWASGRIATPTTRERITAAIGTILAAGAEAGVFRDDVVPDDVTALLVGVFLTNPTSGTSDQPARLRALLIDALRPRTR
- a CDS encoding aldo/keto reductase; its protein translation is MTMPGLPSSPTTASGAPRAGGAGRLGGATVSRIGFGAMQLERLHGDPDAAVALLRRAVELGVDHVDTAEFYGDGAVNAFIADAFSPADGVTIVSKVGATPNPQGPVSLRLAQRPDELRASVEDNLRSLAVDRIDIVNLRRTDSGPGLRAEGDQVVDLDDQLAAMTAMRDEGKVGAIGLSSVSLDVVQRALPAGIVCVQNAYSLVSRDDDELLEFCVAHDIAWVPFFPLGSAFAHLPKVTDEPAVIAVAERLGYSSSQVGLAWLLHRAPNILLIPGTADAAHLEANVATGQVVLDEESLESLGEVPSRSGSVSLS